From the Hyalangium ruber genome, the window CTCGGCGGGGACAAGGCGGCGCTGGAGCCGAACCTGCTGGACAGCGCGGTGTACATGGCGGCGCGGGCGGGAGACTCGGCGCTGTTCGACCTGCTGCTGGAGAAGATGAAGACGGATCCGGATCCGGCGACGCAGCGGCGCTACCTGACAGCGCTGGCCTCGTTCGAGGACCCGGCGCTCACGAAGCGGGGGCAGGAGCTGTTCTTCACGGATGCGGTGAAGATGCAGGACGTGACCATCTACCTGGGCTCGCTGCTGAACAACCGGACGGGGCGGGACGCGTGGTGGCAGGTGGTGCAGCAGCGCTGGAAGGACGTGGTGGCGCGCACGGGCGGAGCGCCCATGTTGCTGCGGCGGGTGGTGGAGGCGCTCGGCTCACTGCTGAACCGCAAGCAGCTCGAGGAGGCCAAGGCGCTGCTCCAGGCCCACCCGGTGACCGAGGCACAGCAGGCGATGGCGCAGACGCTGGAGCGGCTCAGCCAGGACGTGGAGCTGCGCGAGCGCGCGGGCCCGGACGTCGTCTCCTGGCTCAAGCGCCAGCCGTGATCCTTTTCAAGCGCGCACATGCTGGATGAACCCAAGCTGTGGGGGCCTGTGCTGATGACAGCGGTAGCTTGGGTTCTCTCAGGCTGCCAAGCCGTGAAAGCAGAGGCTCGACTCGAGAACATTGCGCTCGCCCACACAGAGCGGCCTCAGCTTCTGGCAGACCCAGGGCCCAGTGGCTGCCAGACGACTTACGATTGTTGCCTCAAACGGAACCCAACGACTCCAGAGGCATGTGGCGGAAGCCTCGCACCTCCCTCGGGAACACGGCCTCGGCAGCACCCAACCCCGCCTCTGCCACCCGGGACAGCAGAAGAGGTGAAACGCAAGCGACCTACGAATCTGAATCGCTGCCTCGACTCCTGTGCCGCAGGGGGGCAGGTGCTCATCGACTTCTGCAACGACATTGTCGCCCCTGAAGTACGCGCCGCTTGCTTCTCGAAGCTCAACGAAAGCGAGGAGAGCTGCCGGAACTTCTGCTTCAATTATTTCGGCGGTTGAGAGGCCCCACTTCATGTCCATGCACACAAGGCTTCCGCGCGGCACCGAGCCCTCCGGTCCCACCGTGGCGGAGCGTCGATTCGAACTCCCCGACTCTCCCGGCCGGCATGCCGTCATTCGGGTTCGGAAACCGACCCGGGACCCACGAACCGGTAACTACAGGTGCAGCGTGGAATGGATACGTCCCGAGGAGCGCGAGCTTTTCGAGCTATGGGGAATCGACTCGGCACAAGCACTCCAACTTGCCCTGCGCGCAGCCGGTGACCTGGTGAATGCCGCGGCGGAAAAGCTTCGCTGGGTCGGAGGCGAGGCAGGATACCTGGGATTCCCCAAGACCTATCCAGAGCACCTTCCCAAAGTGCTTCTCCAGAAGTTGGAGCGCTTGATCGATCGCGAGCTCTCCGCCCACACACAGAAGCTGGCAGCGGCGCACAAGCAGCACCAGCGCCAGCGCCCACCACCGCCAGCACGAACCAAGCGCCCCA encodes:
- a CDS encoding DUF6968 family protein translates to MHTRLPRGTEPSGPTVAERRFELPDSPGRHAVIRVRKPTRDPRTGNYRCSVEWIRPEERELFELWGIDSAQALQLALRAAGDLVNAAAEKLRWVGGEAGYLGFPKTYPEHLPKVLLQKLERLIDRELSAHTQKLAAAHKQHQRQRPPPPARTKRPTRAT